From Macaca mulatta isolate MMU2019108-1 chromosome 3, T2T-MMU8v2.0, whole genome shotgun sequence, the proteins below share one genomic window:
- the LOC711745 gene encoding uncharacterized protein LOC711745 isoform X3, which translates to MAASTMSVCSSAYSDSWQVDDCPESCCEPPCCAPSCCTPASCLTLVCTPVSCVSRPCCQVACESSPCQSGCTSSCTPSCCQQSSCQPACCTSSPCQQACCVPVCCKPSSCVPVCCKPVCSKSVCCVPICSGGSISCCQQSSCQPACCTSSPCQQSCCVPVRCKPVCCKPVSSLPICSGASTSCCQQSSCQPACCTTSCCRPSSSMSLLCSPMCRSTCCVPISSYCAPASSCQPRCCRPASCVSLLCRPVCSRPAC; encoded by the exons atgGCCGCGTCCACCATGTCCGTCTGCTCCAGCGCTTACTCCGACTCCTGGCAGGTGGACGACTGCCCAGAGAGCTGCTGTGAGCCTCCCTGCTGTGCCCCCAGCTGCTGCACCCCGGCCTCCTGCCTGACCCTGGTCTGCACCCCAGTGAGCTGTGTGTCCAGGCCCTGCTGCCAGGTGGCCTGTGAGTCCAGCCCCTGCCAATCAGGCTGCACCAGCTCCTGCACACCCTCGTGCTGCCAGCAGTCCAGCTGTCAGCCGGCTTGCTGCACCTCCTCCCCCTGCCAGCAGGCCTGCTGTGTGCCCGTCTGCTGCAAGCCT TCCTCCTGTGTGCCCGTCTGCTGCAAGCCTGTCTGCTCCAAGTCCGTCTGCTGTGTGCCTATCTGCTCTGGGGGTTCCATTTCATGCTGCCAGCAGTCTAGCTGCCAGCCGGCTTGCTGCACCTCTTCCCCGTGCCAGCAGTCCTGCTGTGTGCCCGTCCGCTGCAAGCCTGTCTGCTGCAAACCTGTCTCCTCTCTGCCCATCTGCTCTGGGGCTTCCACTTCATGCTGCCAGCAGTCTAGCTGCCAACCGGCTTGCTGCACCACCTCCTGCTGCAGACCCTCCTCCTCCATGTCCCTCCTCTGCAGCCCCATGTGCAGGTCCACCTGCTGCGTGCCCATCTCCTCCTACTGtgcccctgcctcctcctgccaGCCCCGCTGCTGTCGCCCGGCCTCCTGTGTGTCCCTCCTCTGCCGCCCCGTGTGCTCCCGCCCGGCCTGCTGA
- the LOC711745 gene encoding uncharacterized protein LOC711745 isoform X1, which produces MAASTMSVCSSAYSDSWQVDDCPESCCEPPCCAPSCCTPASCLTLVCTPVSCVSRPCCQVACESSPCQSGCTSSCTPSCCQQSSCQPACCTSSPCQQACCVPVCCKPVCCKSVCCVPTCSGDSSSCCQQSSCQPACCTSSPCQQSCCVPVCCKPSVCCVPICSGGSISCCQQSSCQPACCTSSPCQQSCCVPVRCKPVCCKPVSSLPICSGASTSCCQQSSCQPACCTTSCCRPSSSMSLLCSPMCRSTCCVPISSYCAPASSCQPRCCRPASCVSLLCRPVCSRPAC; this is translated from the exons atgGCCGCGTCCACCATGTCCGTCTGCTCCAGCGCTTACTCCGACTCCTGGCAGGTGGACGACTGCCCAGAGAGCTGCTGTGAGCCTCCCTGCTGTGCCCCCAGCTGCTGCACCCCGGCCTCCTGCCTGACCCTGGTCTGCACCCCAGTGAGCTGTGTGTCCAGGCCCTGCTGCCAGGTGGCCTGTGAGTCCAGCCCCTGCCAATCAGGCTGCACCAGCTCCTGCACACCCTCGTGCTGCCAGCAGTCCAGCTGTCAGCCGGCTTGCTGCACCTCCTCCCCCTGCCAGCAGGCCTGCTGTGTGCCCGTCTGCTGCAAGCCTGTCTGCTGCAAGTCCGTCTGCTGTGTGCCCACCTGCTCTGGGGATTCCTCTTCATGCTGCCAGCAGTCTAGCTGCCAGCCGGCTTGCTGCACCTCCTCCCCGTGCCAGCAGTCCTGCTGTGTGCCCGTCTGCTGCAAGCCT TCCGTCTGCTGTGTGCCTATCTGCTCTGGGGGTTCCATTTCATGCTGCCAGCAGTCTAGCTGCCAGCCGGCTTGCTGCACCTCTTCCCCGTGCCAGCAGTCCTGCTGTGTGCCCGTCCGCTGCAAGCCTGTCTGCTGCAAACCTGTCTCCTCTCTGCCCATCTGCTCTGGGGCTTCCACTTCATGCTGCCAGCAGTCTAGCTGCCAACCGGCTTGCTGCACCACCTCCTGCTGCAGACCCTCCTCCTCCATGTCCCTCCTCTGCAGCCCCATGTGCAGGTCCACCTGCTGCGTGCCCATCTCCTCCTACTGtgcccctgcctcctcctgccaGCCCCGCTGCTGTCGCCCGGCCTCCTGTGTGTCCCTCCTCTGCCGCCCCGTGTGCTCCCGCCCGGCCTGCTGA
- the LOC100427887 gene encoding uncharacterized protein LOC100427887 isoform X1 — protein sequence MSVCSSDLSYSSRVCLPGSCDSCSDSWQVDDCPESCCEPCCCAPSCCAPAPCLTLVCTPVSCVSSPCCQVACESSPCQSGCTSSCTPSCCQQSSCQPACCTSSPCQQVCCVPVCYKPVCCVPTCSEDSSSCCQQSSCQPACCTSSSCQQACCMPVCCKPVCCKSVCCVPVCSGASSLCCQQSSCQPACCTSSQSQQGCCVPVCCKPVCCKPICCPVSCVPVCSGASTSCCQQSSCQPACCTTSCCRPSSSVSLLCRPVCRPACCVPVPSCCAPTSSCQSSCCRPASCMSLFCSPVCSGQKPSC from the exons ATGTCCGTCTGCTCCAGCGACCTGAGCTACAGCAGCCGCGTCTGCCTTCCTGGTTCCTGTGACTCTTGCTCTGACTCCTGGCAGGTGGATGACTGCCCAGAGAGCTGCTGCGAGCCCTGCTGCTGCGCCCCCAGCTGCTGTGCCCCGGCCCCCTGCCTGACCCTGGTCTGCACCCCAGTGAGCTGTGTGTCCAGCCCCTGCTGCCAGGTGGCCTGTGAGTCCAGCCCCTGCCAATCAGGCTGCACCAGCTCCTGCACGCCCTCGTGCTGCCAGCAGTCTAGCTGCCAGCCAGCTTGCTGCACCTCCTCCCCCTGCCAGCAGGTCTGCTGCGTACCCGTCTGCTACaagcctgtgtgctgtgtgcccACCTGCTCTGAGGACTCCTCTTCATGCTGCCAGCAGTCTAGCTGCCAGCCAGCCTGTTgcacctcctcctcctgccagCAGGCCTGCTGCATGCCTGTCTGCTGCAAGCCTGTCTGCTGCAAGTCTGTCTGCTGTGTGCCCGTCTGCTCTGGGGCTTCCTCTCTGTGCTGCCAGCAGTCTAGCTGCCAGCCGGCTTGCTGCACCTCCTCCCAAAGCCAGCAGGGCTGCTGTGTGCCCGTCTGCTGCAAGCCTGTCTGCTGCAAGCCCATCTGCTGT CCTGTGAGCTGCGTGCCTGTCTGCTCTGGGGCTTCCACTTCATGCTGCCAGCAGTCTAGCTGCCAGCCAGCTTGCTGCACCACCTCCTGCTGCAGACCCTCCTCCTCCGTGTCCCTCCTCTGCCGCCCCGTGTGCAGGCCCGCCTGCTGCGTGCCCGTCCCCTCCTGCTGtgcccccacctcctcctgccaGTCCAGCTGCTGCCGCCCGGCCTCCTGCATGTCCCTCTTCTGCAGCCCTGTGTGCTCAGGTCAGAAGCCCAGCTGCTGA
- the LOC711745 gene encoding uncharacterized protein LOC711745 isoform X2 translates to MAASTMSVCSSAYSDSWQVDDCPESCCEPPCCAPSCCTPASCLTLVCTPVSCVSRPCCQVACESSPCQSGCTSSCTPSCCQQSSCQPACCTSSPCQQACCVPVCCKPVCCKSVCCVPTCSGDSSSCCQQSSCQPACCTSSPCQQSCCVPVCCKPVCCKPVSCVPVCSGGSISCCQQSSCQPACCTSSPCQQSSCVPVCCKPVCSKSVCCVPICSGGSISCCQQSSCQPACCTSSPCQQSCCPRCCRPASCVSLLCRPVCSRPAC, encoded by the exons atgGCCGCGTCCACCATGTCCGTCTGCTCCAGCGCTTACTCCGACTCCTGGCAGGTGGACGACTGCCCAGAGAGCTGCTGTGAGCCTCCCTGCTGTGCCCCCAGCTGCTGCACCCCGGCCTCCTGCCTGACCCTGGTCTGCACCCCAGTGAGCTGTGTGTCCAGGCCCTGCTGCCAGGTGGCCTGTGAGTCCAGCCCCTGCCAATCAGGCTGCACCAGCTCCTGCACACCCTCGTGCTGCCAGCAGTCCAGCTGTCAGCCGGCTTGCTGCACCTCCTCCCCCTGCCAGCAGGCCTGCTGTGTGCCCGTCTGCTGCAAGCCTGTCTGCTGCAAGTCCGTCTGCTGTGTGCCCACCTGCTCTGGGGATTCCTCTTCATGCTGCCAGCAGTCTAGCTGCCAGCCGGCTTGCTGCACCTCCTCCCCGTGCCAGCAGTCCTGCTGTGTGCCCGTCTGCTGCAAGCCTGTCTGCTGCAAACCCGTCTCCTGTGTGCCCGTCTGCTCTGGGGGTTCCATTTCATGCTGCCAACAGTCCAGCTGCCAGCCGGCTTGCTGCACCTCTTCCCCGTGTCAGCAGTCCTCCTGTGTGCCCGTCTGCTGCAAGCCTGTCTGCTCCAAGTCCGTCTGCTGTGTGCCTATCTGCTCTGGGGGTTCCATTTCATGCTGCCAGCAGTCTAGCTGCCAGCCGGCTTGCTGCACCTCTTCCCCGTGCCAGCAGTCCTGCTGT CCCCGCTGCTGTCGCCCGGCCTCCTGTGTGTCCCTCCTCTGCCGCCCCGTGTGCTCCCGCCCGGCCTGCTGA
- the LOC106996125 gene encoding uncharacterized protein LOC106996125 isoform X1, whose protein sequence is MAASTTSVCSSNMSYGSRVCLPGPCDSCSDSWQVDDCPESCCEPPCCTPSCCTLAPCLTLVCTPVSCVSSPCCQAVCEASPCQSGCTSSCTPSCCQQSSCQPACCTSSPCQQSCCVPVCCKPSCCVPVCCKPVCCVPTCSEDSSSCCQQSSCQPACCTSSPCQQACCVPVCCKSVCCKPVCSGASTSCCQQFSCQPACCTTSCCRPSSSVSLLCRPVCRSTCCVPVSSCQTSCCYPASCVSLLCRPTCSRPACYSLCSGQKSSC, encoded by the exons ATGGCCGCGTCCACCACGTCCGTCTGCTCCAGCAACATGAGCTATGGCAGCCGCGTCTGCCTTCCTGGTCCCTGTGACTCTTGCTCTGACTCCTGGCAGGTGGACGACTGCCCAGAGAGCTGCTGTGAGCCCCCCTGCTGCACCCCCAGCTGCTGCACCCTGGCCCCCTGCCTGACCCTGGTCTGCACCCCAGTGAGCTGTGTGTCCAGCCCCTGCTGCCAGGCGGTCTGTGAGGCCAGCCCCTGCCAATCAGGCTGCACCAGCTCCTGCACACCCTCGTGCTGCCAGCAGTCTAGCTGCCAGCCAGCCTGCTGCACCTCCTCCCCCTGCCAGCAGTCCTGCTGTGTGCCCGTCTGCTGCaagcct TCCTGCTGTGTGCCCGTCTGCTGCaagcctgtgtgctgtgtgcccACCTGTTCTGAGGATTCCTCTTCATGCTGCCAGCAATCTAGCTGCCAGCCAGCCTGCTGCACCTCCTCCCCCTGCCAGCAGGCCTGCTGTGTGCCTGTCTGCTGCAAGTCTGTCTGCTGCAAGCCCGTCTGCTCTGGGGCTTCCACATCATGCTGCCAGCAGTTTAGCTGCCAGCCAGCTTGCTGCACCACCTCCTGCTGCAGAccctcctcctctgtgtccctCCTCTGCCGCCCCGTGTGCAGGTCCACCTGCTGCGTGCCCGTCTCCTCCTGCCAGACCAGCTGCTGCTACCCGGCCTCCTGCGTGTCCCTCCTCTGCCGCCCCACGTGCTCCCGCCCGGCCTGCTACAGCCTCTGCTCTGGCCAGAAGTCCAGCTGCTGA
- the LOC106996125 gene encoding uncharacterized protein LOC106996125 isoform X2: MAASTTSVCSSNMSYGSRVCLPGPCDSCSDSWQVDDCPESCCEPPCCTPSCCTLAPCLTLVCTPVSCVSSPCCQAVCEASPCQSGCTSSCTPSCCQQSSCQPACCTSSPCQQSCCVPVCCKPVCCVPACCVPVCCKSVCCKPVCSGASTSCCQQFSCQPACCTTSCCRPSSSVSLLCRPVCRSTCCVPVSSCQTSCCYPASCVSLLCRPTCSRPACYSLCSGQKSSC, translated from the exons ATGGCCGCGTCCACCACGTCCGTCTGCTCCAGCAACATGAGCTATGGCAGCCGCGTCTGCCTTCCTGGTCCCTGTGACTCTTGCTCTGACTCCTGGCAGGTGGACGACTGCCCAGAGAGCTGCTGTGAGCCCCCCTGCTGCACCCCCAGCTGCTGCACCCTGGCCCCCTGCCTGACCCTGGTCTGCACCCCAGTGAGCTGTGTGTCCAGCCCCTGCTGCCAGGCGGTCTGTGAGGCCAGCCCCTGCCAATCAGGCTGCACCAGCTCCTGCACACCCTCGTGCTGCCAGCAGTCTAGCTGCCAGCCAGCCTGCTGCACCTCCTCCCCCTGCCAGCAGTCCTGCTGTGTGCCCGTCTGCTGCaagcctgtgtgctgtgtgcc GGCCTGCTGTGTGCCTGTCTGCTGCAAGTCTGTCTGCTGCAAGCCCGTCTGCTCTGGGGCTTCCACATCATGCTGCCAGCAGTTTAGCTGCCAGCCAGCTTGCTGCACCACCTCCTGCTGCAGAccctcctcctctgtgtccctCCTCTGCCGCCCCGTGTGCAGGTCCACCTGCTGCGTGCCCGTCTCCTCCTGCCAGACCAGCTGCTGCTACCCGGCCTCCTGCGTGTCCCTCCTCTGCCGCCCCACGTGCTCCCGCCCGGCCTGCTACAGCCTCTGCTCTGGCCAGAAGTCCAGCTGCTGA
- the LOC711745 gene encoding uncharacterized protein LOC711745 isoform X4 produces MAASTMSVCSSAYSDSWQVDDCPESCCEPPCCAPSCCTPASCLTLVCTPVSCVSRPCCQVACESSPCQSGCTSSCTPSCCQQSSCQPACCTSSPCQQACCVPVCCKPSCCVPVRCKPVCCKPVSSLPICSGASTSCCQQSSCQPACCTTSCCRPSSSMSLLCSPMCRSTCCVPISSYCAPASSCQPRCCRPASCVSLLCRPVCSRPAC; encoded by the exons atgGCCGCGTCCACCATGTCCGTCTGCTCCAGCGCTTACTCCGACTCCTGGCAGGTGGACGACTGCCCAGAGAGCTGCTGTGAGCCTCCCTGCTGTGCCCCCAGCTGCTGCACCCCGGCCTCCTGCCTGACCCTGGTCTGCACCCCAGTGAGCTGTGTGTCCAGGCCCTGCTGCCAGGTGGCCTGTGAGTCCAGCCCCTGCCAATCAGGCTGCACCAGCTCCTGCACACCCTCGTGCTGCCAGCAGTCCAGCTGTCAGCCGGCTTGCTGCACCTCCTCCCCCTGCCAGCAGGCCTGCTGTGTGCCCGTCTGCTGCAAGCCT TCCTGCTGTGTGCCCGTCCGCTGCAAGCCTGTCTGCTGCAAACCTGTCTCCTCTCTGCCCATCTGCTCTGGGGCTTCCACTTCATGCTGCCAGCAGTCTAGCTGCCAACCGGCTTGCTGCACCACCTCCTGCTGCAGACCCTCCTCCTCCATGTCCCTCCTCTGCAGCCCCATGTGCAGGTCCACCTGCTGCGTGCCCATCTCCTCCTACTGtgcccctgcctcctcctgccaGCCCCGCTGCTGTCGCCCGGCCTCCTGTGTGTCCCTCCTCTGCCGCCCCGTGTGCTCCCGCCCGGCCTGCTGA
- the LOC100427887 gene encoding uncharacterized protein LOC100427887 isoform X2, protein MSVCSSDLSYSSRVCLPGSCDSCSDSWQVDDCPESCCEPCCCAPSCCAPAPCLTLVCTPVSCVSSPCCQVACESSPCQSGCTSSCTPSCCQQSSCQPACCTSSPCQQVCCVPVCYKPVCCVPTCSEDSSSCCQQSSCQPACCTSSSCQQACCMPVCCKPVCCKSVCCVPVCSGASSLCCQQSSCQPACCTSSQSQQGCCVPVCCKPVCCKPICCVPVCSGASSLCCQQSCCQPACCTSSQSQQGCCVPVCCKPVSCVPVCSGASTSCCQQSSCQPACCTTSCCRPSSSVSLLCRPVCRPACCVPVPSCCAPTSSCQSSCCRPASCMSLFCSPVCSGQKPSC, encoded by the coding sequence ATGTCCGTCTGCTCCAGCGACCTGAGCTACAGCAGCCGCGTCTGCCTTCCTGGTTCCTGTGACTCTTGCTCTGACTCCTGGCAGGTGGATGACTGCCCAGAGAGCTGCTGCGAGCCCTGCTGCTGCGCCCCCAGCTGCTGTGCCCCGGCCCCCTGCCTGACCCTGGTCTGCACCCCAGTGAGCTGTGTGTCCAGCCCCTGCTGCCAGGTGGCCTGTGAGTCCAGCCCCTGCCAATCAGGCTGCACCAGCTCCTGCACGCCCTCGTGCTGCCAGCAGTCTAGCTGCCAGCCAGCTTGCTGCACCTCCTCCCCCTGCCAGCAGGTCTGCTGCGTACCCGTCTGCTACaagcctgtgtgctgtgtgcccACCTGCTCTGAGGACTCCTCTTCATGCTGCCAGCAGTCTAGCTGCCAGCCAGCCTGTTgcacctcctcctcctgccagCAGGCCTGCTGCATGCCTGTCTGCTGCAAGCCTGTCTGCTGCAAGTCTGTCTGCTGTGTGCCCGTCTGCTCTGGGGCTTCCTCTCTGTGCTGCCAGCAGTCTAGCTGCCAGCCGGCTTGCTGCACCTCCTCCCAAAGCCAGCAGGGCTGCTGTGTGCCCGTCTGCTGCAAGCCTGTCTGCTGCAAGCCCATCTGCTGTGTGCCTGTCTGCTCTGGGGCTTCCTCTCTGTGCTGCCAGCAGTCTTGCTGCCAGCCGGCTTGCTGCACCTCCTCCCAAAGCCAGCAGGGCTGCTGCGTGCCTGTCTGCTGCAAGCCTGTGAGCTGCGTGCCTGTCTGCTCTGGGGCTTCCACTTCATGCTGCCAGCAGTCTAGCTGCCAGCCAGCTTGCTGCACCACCTCCTGCTGCAGACCCTCCTCCTCCGTGTCCCTCCTCTGCCGCCCCGTGTGCAGGCCCGCCTGCTGCGTGCCCGTCCCCTCCTGCTGtgcccccacctcctcctgccaGTCCAGCTGCTGCCGCCCGGCCTCCTGCATGTCCCTCTTCTGCAGCCCTGTGTGCTCAGGTCAGAAGCCCAGCTGCTGA